aagattcattagccgggcacacacctttaatcccagcactcgggaggcagagccaggtggttctctgtgagtttgcagccagcctggtctacagagcgagttccaggacagccagggttgctacacagagaaatcctgtcttgaaaaaaaaaaaaaaaaaaaacgaaaaagattgtatgggtatgtgtgtatgtaaatgcacttggaagccagaagagggcgtcaaatGTGCTgtgtattagggttctctagagtaacagaacttagaGAATGAATCTTTACATGTATAgaaagggatttattagaatgacttacagactatggtccagctaatccaacaatgactgGCTATGAGTAGAAACTCTAAacatccagtagttgctcagtccacaacgctgaatgtctcagctggtcttcagtatacacagGAATCCCCAATTGCCTAATGCCTAATGCCTGTGAAAAATGGActtgagctgggctgtggtggtgcacacctttaatcccagcactcgggaggcagagccaggcgaatctctgtgagtttgaggccagtctgggctatagagtgagttccaggaaagcgcaaagctacacagagaaaccctgtctcgaaaaaccaaaaaaaaaaaaaaaaagaaagaaagaaagaaagaaaagaaagagaaagaaaaaagaaaagtggacttgctagcaaggagagagcaagcaggcaaagagcaaaagcttccttcttccatgatcTTATGTAGGCTTCTAGCAGAAAGCATGGCCCAGATTAGGTCTGaattacttcaaattaagcaaaaatccctcacatgtGTGTCCTCCATTTGGGGGTTTTAGTTCCAGATGTAGCCAAGCTGATAACTGAGAATAGCCAGCTCACactctgagctgccatgtgggtggtgggactgatcctagtcctctgcaagagcagcaacagctcttaaccactgagccacctcacctgctCCTCAGCCACAATTGCTCCATTCCAGACTAACCTACTGTTCCCCAGGCAAAGAAGAGAGGCGACCCCCAAGGctcaaaaaaaactaatttttattggGAAAACTGCACAAACAACATACCCCCACCTTCAGGATCAGGGAAGAGGGTCGGGgatctgctccctcctcccctaTGTACAATCTCTCAGAATCTGTCCTGAGAAGGGGCCCACCTACAGGATCCCCTTTTCCTCTTCAGACTCAGcgttctcatctgtaaaatgggctcaAGGAGAACTGGAGCTCACCCCAGCTTCTTGCCAGCACTGCAGATGTCCGATTCAGGATGAGGAAGCTGGAAGACTGATGAAGGTTGGCCTCAGGGAATGGGGTGCTGCACCACACTCCTCACCCAGTACCTCCTCTGGCACCTCAGAGGCTACGTGGCTTCAGGCCCTGGGGACAGGAGGCCACTCCCAAAAGCTGCCTCTCGGTATTGGTTGGGGAACATGTTGCTGCCCACAAGGCTGGCGGTGCCAACATCCCCGGGACCTGGGGCTGCATACGAGTCCAGAGTCAGGGGATCTGGGCCGGGAGACTCCACAACGCTGGCCCCtgcacccccaccacccaccacagCGCTGGCAAGAGGTGGTGCTGGGGGAAGCAGGTCCAACATGGTGAAGAGTGTAGGGGCGGAAGGGTCATAGGCAAAGCCATCGTCCAGGAGGTCAGGGCCGCCAGGAGGCTCCAAGCCGGGAAGGGATATGGTGCTAGGGAAGAAATCGGCGTCTGTCGGCTGCAGAGCTGACGGCGGGAGGAACAGGCCTAGTGAAGAGAGAAGGGTGGCTGGTTTAGGACCCACCTCTGGCCATGCAGTAACTAACCTGGACCCCATCGcactaaatgttttgttttctctggctgtcctgcaactcgcactgtagaccaggccgcctgcctctgcatcctgagtgctgggattaaagggtgcatcaccactgcccagcaagtgtATTCTATCTTAGGCCCTTAACCTTAACCTAAGTAAGAAGGAAATACCACCACCccgtttcagtgtgtgtgtgtgtgtgtgtgtgtgtgtgtgtgtgtgtgtgtgtacatgacgtATGTGAGTAGGCATACCCACTGCCATTGTGCATGGAAGGTCAGAGTTCACTTTTGTGGAGTCATTCATTCTGCTACCTCTATATGGAGACAGAACTCAGATCCGAGCTTGCATGGCAGCCTTTAttctctttatccactgagccctctctctagacCATGCtctttcaatgtgtgtgtgtgtttgcctttgcttattatgtatacatgtgagtTCCACAAGACCCTGCCTTTAAGGAGGCCGtggtggagggatggctcagtggttaagaacacctgctgctcttgcaaaggaagAGGGTCGGGTTCCAGTCTCCACTTTCAGCAGCTCaaatccacctgtaactccagctcctgaggaTCTGACGCCCCCTCTTGGCCTCCGTGGGCAACTGCATGCCCGTGCCCACCCGCACACTGACCTGCATGCGTGTACATGTAAATAAGTAAAAGTAAAGGCAGGGTCTCAGGCCATCCAGACCCCTCACTGGTTAAAGGTGCTTACTGCCATCCCTGATGACTACTGCAAGTTCAGTCCCCGGAACCCACGTGGtgagagaagaaaactgactcctgtgaGTTGtgttctgatctccacatgcaacctgtgcacagcatgtgtgcacacacatacatgcaaaataaataaataaatgtttaaaaaaatcttttgccgggcggtggtggcgcacgcctttaatcccagcactcgggaggcagaggcaggcggatctctgtgagttcgaggccagcctgggctaccaagtgagttccaggaaaggcgcaaagctacacagagaaaccctgtctcgaaaaaccaaaaaaaaaaaataaaaaaataaaaaaatctttaaacataGGACatggtctcttgtagcccaggctaaccttagATGTGCTAAATAGCCAAAGATATCTCTGAACTccagattctcttgcctccacctcccaagtgctacaacATCTGAGTTTttacgtggtgctggggatcaaacccaaggctttgtacaCTAAGTTCCCTCTCACAATGGAGCTATAACCCCAGTCCATCATTCTTCTTTAATaagcaaattattatttttaatatacatatttttaaagattatttattatgtatacaacgttctgcctgcatgtatctctgcaggccagaagagggcaccagatctcattgcagatggttgtgagccaccatgtggttgctgggaattgaactcaggacctctggaggagcagccagtgctcttaacctctgagccttgtctccagccccccaaaagcAAATTATTAAAGGCAGTGAGTAAAATAACAGCCAGTCACAGGCTATCCACTCACAGAACCAGAGCTGGAGCCAGGCTCCCAAAACGAGCAGGGCTGAGAATATAGCTGTGGTGAAGTGGGTATGGAGAGAGAccgacagtcagacagacagagacagagagggagagagagagacagagactcccTTGCAGCCACAGTAGAACTCACCACACTGGagtcctccctcagcctcccatgtgctggatttacaggtgtgagccaccatacctgcccTTCTTGCTGTCATATGTCCctgttagctttaactgtcagtTTGACACAGCCTCGAGTCACCCGAGAAGGGCATTCTGACTGAAGGaatgcccagatcagattggcctaggGGCATCACTATAGGGAattgtcttggttgttaattGGATAGAATGGCCCAGCCCACCATGAGCAGCAACATTCCCTGGGCAGGTCGTCTTGGGCTGAATTAAAACACTAGCCAAGCATGGGTCTGCCAGTGAGCAAGCCAGTcggtgttcctccatggtttccacTTCAAGTtcatccctcagtgatgaacagtgaccTAAAGCTGAAGTTAAATGCTTGCCTCCTCCCCTCCTGAGCTGCTGCaatttggtcttggtgtttctcACAGCATCAGAAGGAAACAAGAACTCACTGATGTTCTGCTAACTGGAGTGTGGAGTCGCCGGCTAGAGCTGCGGCATCTACCTTTGGCCAGGAGATGGAAACGGTGCATTAAGAGGGGCAAGGGCTCTGCCGCTCAGGGAGCCAGCAGAGCGTTCCTGGAGCAGTTCCCGCCCCACTGTCCTTGGGAGAGAGAAACAAGGCTCCAGCCTGTCACTCCGAAGCTTGGTGATACATCTGAAAGTGAACTGCTTTAGCAAGGCCTGGACAGGTGGcccatacctctaatcccagcaggagccaatggatctctgcgagtttaaTATCAGCTAGGGCTGATGAGACTCTgcttaaaaaaacagaaagtccACATACTCAGAATTCCTAGGCCGTTTTTTTTGGAGGCGGGTTTCTAATCATCACACTGTATGCTTGGGCGGGGCCATGAGACTTGGGAAACCTGAGGGCAGCTGGTGGAGATGGCGAGGATCGGTGGTTGCTAGGGGCAGAGTCGCTGTGCAGCAGGGTACCAGCTGCATGAAAACCAGACAGGGCCATGCACAGCAAACCCCAGGGCCGGCTGGCTCCGGTGCCAGCCTTGAGTGACTAGCAACTGGCTGGGACTTGGGTGCCTTGAAGCAAGCTGAGGTCGTGGGGAGACATTcctttgtttttatcattttcttttttgtttttgtttgtttgtttgtttgtttgttttttcaagacagggtttctctgtgtagccctggctgccctggaactcattccatagaccaggctggcctcgacctcacagagatccacctgcctctgtctcacgagtgctgggattaaaggcatgcgccaccactacccagatctcacttttttctattttgtgtgtatgtgcgtgcccATGAGTGCACACGGATACATTTGTGTGGTCAGAACAGGCCAGGAGGTGCTGTGCTGGGAAAAGGCTCGGAACTGGAGAGGAGCTGGATGCCATCCTTGGGCCAGCTGCTGTCAGACTCACACTCACCACTGCCCTTCCAGACAGATGTCCTCAGTGTGCAGGTCTCTCCACAccgccacccccgcccccagcacctCTCTGCGCCTCTGGTTCCTGTGACAAGCAGGGTACAGCAGTGGTGTGCAAACTGGGGAGTAGGCACAGACACAGCCTGGGGCCTGTCACCGACTGCTGGGCGgcgggggtgcatgcctttaaatccagagccaggcggatctctgtgagttcgaggccagccggggctacatacagagtgagatccaggacaggctccaaaactacacagagaaagaatccctgtctcaaaaaaaaaaaaaaaaaaaaaaaaaggaactgacttagggggctggagagacggctcagtggttaagagcactggctgcttttccagaggacccgggttcaattcccagcacccacgtggcagctcacaactgtctgtaactccagtttcaggagacctggaactctctcaaaaaatacatgcgggcaaaacaccaatgcacacaaaataaataaataaataaatcattaaacatttaaaagaaagaaagaaagaaactgatttAGATctggggaatgtagctcagttgcgagagtccttgcctagcatgcatgaagccctgagttcaatccccaggaccacataaaCCAAGAGTGATAGTACATGCCAATAacctaagcacttgggaggtagagggagaaggatgagaagttcaaggtcactcctCTACTATTAGCCTGGGTGACAGAccttaaaaatagataaataaaatgaaataactgaGTTGGCCCTGGTATCTcatacctgcaattccagcatttgggaggctgagacagggttccatatgttccagactagcctgggctagacaGATACACTGACTCAAAATAAGGACAAAATTAGGGCCAGATGTGGTGATAGCCACCTTTAACCTGAGcgttcaagaggcagaggcaggaggatgcctatgagtttaaagccaagctgatctacatagggaggtccaggccagccagggctgcagagtgagaccctgtctcagacaaacaaaacTGGGCTGGTGAGATCCCAAGCATGTGCCGCTGCATCTGaattgtgtggtgctggggaggagAAATGCAGGGCTCTGGGCATGCCACGTGACCAGCTAGCTGCCTAGTcagccacagcccagcccagaGTAAAAGGCAGTGCACAAGCCCAGATCCGTGAAGATCTTCCAGGTCTGGTGCAATCACTCAGCAGGTGAAAATACTTGCTACAGAtccctggtgacctgagttcaatgcgtGGAACCCTCTGTAAAGATGGAAAGGACTGACTCTATCTACAGAGTTGGGgttctatgttttgttttttgttttggttggttggttggttggttggttggctggttggttggttggttttgagacagggtctcactatgtagtcctggctagcctgggacttgCTGTTTAGACCAagccagccttgaattcacaaagatgtacctgcttctgcctcccaggtgctgggactaaaggcatccAATACCATATCTAGCCTGcctccatacatgtgctgtgacacacatgcacccatattatacacacatcatcacagaaattaataaaataaatttaaaaggtaatatttaaaagattttttctaaggatccctgaggctcagagaggtggagCAACTTGGAAAAAGTCACACAGCAAATGTATTCCCTGCAGAGATCACAATGTTTGTTCTGTCTCCAAAGCCTTCTAATTACTCTTCCATGAGAAGTAATGTTTGGCACAGAGTCTCTCTGTCTTGGAACTTTATGTAGACTACGTTGGCCTTTGACTATTAGTAATTCCCCtaactcagtctcctgagtgctgggatcatagacgTGAGCCACTGCCTGGTTCCTagaccccttcttttttttttcccctttggtttttcgagacaaggtttctctgtgtagctttgcgcctttcctggaactcacttgatagcccaggctggcctcgaactcacagagatccgcctgcctctgcctcccgagggctgggataaaaggtgtgcgccaccaccgcctggccccttattcttttttttttttttttttttttttttttttaagacagggtttctctgtgtagctttgaagcctttcctggattttgctctatagaccaggctggccccgaactcacagagatccgcctgcctctgcctcccgagtgctgggattccctTATTCTTTTTACTCCGTGTTGCTAGATGTATGGTCAGCTGCTGACCTTGGAACAGCGCTCAGAGGAAGTGAAGAGATCAAAaaaaggctggagggatggccccgcggttaggagcactggctactcctgctgaggacccaggttctgttcccagcatccacacggcagctcacaaccatcagtaactacagttccagagaatccgataccctcttctggcctctacaagccccaggcatgcacacggtacacagacacatgtacaagCAAAATAcccgtgcatacacacacacaagacaaaatactctttttaaattgtgagaaaaaagaaaatcagaaaaacagggCGGGGTTCCTGTTGGCCACACGGGGAGAAGAAGGCTGCAGATGCTGCACTCACCTGAGCTGTGGCCGGGCAGGAAGTGGTCCAAGAACACTGGCTTCTTTTTCCGTCGTTTGCTTTCAATTCCGTGTGGGTCTGAGGGAAGGTGAAGACAAGGGTTCCTtaccctcccaacccaccctccccAAGCAGGTCACCTGTCCCCTCCcaagaggctgggggtgggggtgggaggggtggagggacaCACCAGAGCTACTCAGCTCCCCAAGGACGTCAGGTAGTCCCCGCTTCCTCTTCTTATCCACACCATAGCTGTCtgttcaggagacagaagcatcaAAACGTCACACAGCAGTTAACTGCAGGGGTCACTGTGACAGACACTGAGGTCATATGACAGCCACAGAGGTCACTGTGACAGACACAGAGGTCATATGATGACAGACACAGAGGTCACTGTGACAGACACTGAGGTCACCGTGACAGACACAGAGGTCATATGATGACAGCCACAGAGGTCACTGTGACAGACACAGAGGTCACCGTGACAGACACAGAGGTCATATGACAGCCACAGAGGTCACTGTGACAGACACAGAGGTCATATGACAGACACAGAGGTCACCGTGACAGACACAGAGGTCACTGTGACAGACACAGAGGTCATATTCATATGACAGACACAGAGGTCATATGACAGACACAGAGGTCACTGTGACAGCCACAGAGGTCACCGTGACAGACACAGaggtcctttttttgttttgttttgttttttgagacagggtttctctgtgtagttttggagcctgtcctggatcttgctctgtagaccaggctggcctcgaactcacagagatctgggtgctgggattaaaggcatgcaccaccgctgccctgGCTCCTCCCTCAGGGCCTCTGCAGTCCAGCTGCTCTCCCCTTCTCTGTGTGgacactgtgcatgtgtgtggagaccaaTGTCAACCTTGCTTGACATTCCTCATCTGtcatctttctgttttattttgctcttCTGTTTTGAGATGCAGCTTCCTAGCGGCCTGCGGTTGCTGGCCAGCCTGGGTCTTGCTGGTTAGACATCTCAGGTTAGAATCCAGCTGACTCAACTCCATCTTTCCAGTGCTCGGAACCTGCCTGGCTCTCTAccaggatgctgggaattgaactcaggtcctcatgcctgcagggcaggcactttactaactgagctatTGCCCCAGCCctgctttctgcctctttttcttttttaactattttttaatatttatttattatgtgtgcagtgttctgcctacaggcatacatgcagagggcaccagatctgcgccagctctcattacagatggttgtgagccaccatgtggttgctgggaattgaactcaggacctctggaagagcagccaatgctcttaacctctgagccatctctccactccgcTTCCTGCTTCTAATTCTTCCCCAGCTACACTTCCTCAAGCAAGGCCGAAGACCTGGTCTCCAGAGGGAGGGTAGCTGTGGGTGGCGCGGTTACCGTGATCCCGAGGCAGGTACGTGAAAGGCAGAGGCTCACTGCACACCCCGTCCGTGAGCCTCTGTAGGTACACGTTGACAGTCACGGGCTCTGCGATCTCCAGGTCCTCGTAGGGTGGTGTCTTGAACACAATGGCAATCTGCCGGTGCACATCAGCTTGAGAGAAGtcagctctgccttcccaggaagCCGTGCTGAACACCACGGATATGTCCTCTGGTGGAGGGAGGTCAGGGTAAGGACGCAGCTAAGCCAGAGGATTGGAATGGGCCACTGAGCCCTACTCACTCAGTCTCCCCCCAGTCAAACCAGTATGTCAAACAATAAAATTACCCAGGgaggctgggcacagtggtgcacccttttaatgccagcactcaggaggcagaggaggagaaccTCGgtagtttgaaggcagcctggtctacactgtgagaTTCTGGTCTGCCAGGGAAACACAGTGAACCCctgcccaaaacaaacaaacaaacaacaaacccaaCTACCCACAAAAAAACTAACATAGGTATGGTGACAAagacctgcaatctcagcacttaggagactgaggcaggaggattgtgaattcaaggtATGCCTAGATGactgaaactctatctcaaaaattgGTGTAAAAGAACTAgggatacagttcagtggtacAGAGCTTGTAtaaaatcccccagtgagggcctggggtgtggctcagtggtagagctcctgcctagaatcccccagtgaggggctgggggcatggctcagtggtagagaccctgcctagaatcccccagtgaggggctgggggcgtggctcagtggtagagcctcagCCTACAAGCATCACATCCTATGATTCCAAACAttcctaataaaaacaaacacaagggtctttaatcccagcactttgcttgggaagcacacacgctattaatcccagcactaggaaagttgaggcaggaactgatatggctgggtagagaaaggcatataaggtgtgaggagacaggaacccgAGCCCTTTCCATCTAAGGAATCGTGgagacaggatcggctgaggagttggcgaggtgagaagtggctgtggcttgtttcctctaatctttcagcatttaccccaacatcAGGCTACAGGTTTTTGTTATAAAGACAATTATTCATGCGATAGTATCActcacattttccttcttttgttgttggtttgtatggtttttgagacagagtctcactgtgtagatcaggctggcttggaaccctCTTGCTTCACccttccagggtgctgggattacagacatgtgccatcagACTGGTTTATTGTACATTACAGTCCTGGGGGTGAAAGTCAGGGCCTCGTCCATACTAGATAAGTACTTACCCTATGACTGAGCcgctcactgggggactctaggcaggggttctaccactgagccacagcccagcccctcactgagggattctaggcagggcctctaccactgagccataccccagcccctcactgggggattctaggcaggggctctaccactgagccacaccccagcccctcactgggggagtctaggcaggggctctaccactgagccacaccccagcccctcactgggggattctaggcaggggctctaccactgaaccacaccccagcccctcactgggggattctaggcaggggctctaccactgcgtcatgctccagcccctcactggggattctaggcaggtactctCCTACTGGGCCACACTCCTAGCCCCccgtctgttttttttttttttttaaagatttacttatttatgtatatggatgctctatctgcatgcatgtccacactccagaagagggcaccagatctctttatagatggttgtgagtcaccctgtggttggctgggaattgaactcaggacctctgaaagagcagcctgtgctcttaaccactgagccatctctccagcccctttttttggtttttcaagacagggtttctctgtgtagcagtgctggctgtcctggaactcactctgtagaccaggctggcctcgaactcactgagatgtgcctgcctctgcctcccaagtgctgggatcaaaggtgtgtacgaCCACACCCAGCCCCCTAGCCCCTCTTAAAGCATCTGTGCAATTGAATTTCTAGTGAGGCAGCGTCCCGTAGGTGCACTGCATGCCCCTGGTCAGCGCACAGGCTTCCATACCGGGCAGAGATGAGCTGGCAAACAAAGGCACTGCCTGCGTCTGCCTGGCTCTGTAGCAGGGCTGTGACTCCCCCGGGAGTGCTGCCCGGGTACACcagctcccacctctgcctccggaCTGTACAAGGCCTGTGGACCCTCACCTTTCTGCACCTTGTCACACAGCAAGTACAGCTCCTCACCACCTGTGCACGGCCCGCTCTCCTTGTTGATGCGGCAAATCCGCAGCTCTGATGTGTTGGTGGACTCTGGGAAGGAAAAACGACAAGTCAGTCCCCACACCGCGGTGCTTGCTGACAGGtgagagacaggagagggaagACACCatccaggtgggacacaggatgCTCAGGCGGGAAGGTACAACGTACACTGTACAATGGCCAGAACTCCACTCTGAAATCTGCTTAGTGTCCATCCAAAATGGAGACCCTCACACTCAGGAAGACTTGGCATGTCCAGGGTGACACAAGTCCCCAGATGAGGATTCACAACCTGaaatcctgtttttgttttactgtttccCCCCACAGAGTGGCAGGCGctataccactgagccacaccccagcccctcactgggggattccaggcaggggctctaccactgagccacaccccagcccctcactggggattctaggcaggggctctaccactgagccacaccccagcccctcactggggattctaggcaggggctctaccactgagccacacccccagcccctcactgggggattctaggcaggggctctactactgagccacacccccagcccctcactgagggattctaggcaggggctctaccactgagccacaccccagcccctcactgggggattctaggcaggggctctaccactgagtcaggCTCTCAGCTCTCATTTTTTAATCACCTTGATTAATCTTGTTCAgttgcccaagctagccttgaacttacttaccatcctcctgcctgagcctcctgtggctgggattacaagcacgtgTCACCAGGTCTACTTGCCACCTGACCTGATGTCTTGTAGTGCACCCTTGTTTAGCCTGACCAGTGGTCCTTGCTCTTCTTTTATTAACAGCTCTGAAAACTAGGAGCCGCTCC
The nucleotide sequence above comes from Peromyscus maniculatus bairdii isolate BWxNUB_F1_BW_parent chromosome 1, HU_Pman_BW_mat_3.1, whole genome shotgun sequence. Encoded proteins:
- the Relb gene encoding transcription factor RelB isoform X1, with protein sequence MPRLVPRGQAPLSSVTLGPATPVPSWSCTLGRLVSPGPGPQPHLVITEQPKQRGMRFRYECEGRSAGSILGESSTEASKTLPAIELRDCGGLREVEVTACLVWKDWPHRVHPHSLVGKDCTDGVCRVRLRPQVCSRHSFNNLGIQCVRKKEIEAAIERKIQLGIDPYNAGSLKNHQEVDMNVVRICFQASYRDQQGQLRRLDPVLSEPVYDKKSTNTSELRICRINKESGPCTGGEELYLLCDKVQKEDISVVFSTASWEGRADFSQADVHRQIAIVFKTPPYEDLEIAEPVTVNVYLQRLTDGVCSEPLPFTYLPRDHDSYGVDKKRKRGLPDVLGELSSSDPHGIESKRRKKKPVFLDHFLPGHSSGLFLPPSALQPTDADFFPSTISLPGLEPPGGPDLLDDGFAYDPSAPTLFTMLDLLPPAPPLASAVVGGGGAGASVVESPGPDPLTLDSYAAPGPGDVGTASLVGSNMFPNQYREAAFGSGLLSPGPEAT
- the Relb gene encoding transcription factor RelB isoform X2, which gives rise to MPSRRTPRASAPELGALGSSDLSPLSLTGSRSTDELEIIDEYIKENGFGLDGVQLGEMPRLVPRGQAPLSSVTLGPATPVPSWSCTLGRLVSPGPGPQPHLVITEQPKQRGMRFRYECEGRSAGSILGESSTEASKTLPAIELRDCGGLREVEVTACLVWKDWPHRVHPHSLVGKDCTDGVCRVRLRPQVCSRHSFNNLGIQCVRKKEIEAAIERKIQLGIDPYNAGSLKNHQEVDMNVVRICFQASYRDQQGQLRRLDPVLSEPVYDKKSTNTSELRICRINKESGPCTGGEELYLLCDKVQKEDISVVFSTASWEGRADFSQADVHRQIAIVFKTPPYEDLEIAEPVTVNVYLQRLTDGVCSEPLPFTYLPRDHDSYGVDKKRKRGLPDVLGELSSSDPHGIESKRRKKKPVFLDHFLPGHSSGLFLPPSALQPTDADFFPSTISLPGLEPPGGPDLLDDGFAYDPSAPTLFTMLDLLPPAPPLASAVVGGGGAGASVVESPGPDPLTLDSYAAPGPGDVGTASLVGSNMFPNQYREAAFGSGLLSPGPEAT